A part of Rhopalosiphum maidis isolate BTI-1 chromosome 3, ASM367621v3, whole genome shotgun sequence genomic DNA contains:
- the LOC113556219 gene encoding scm-like with four MBT domains protein 1, translating into MSQSISDDLLEENTFDWNKYLTTKYAEKVPEEFFHHICKSELNGIEAGSIVEIENDDQSGYWYAIVGSSKDVLLNLHYFGDDNDQHNFTLEVNSPRIHSLNWGSENDKKLVPPYPERFSRFSNPKVIKEKVEDCEHVVSNAVLQMGGTPIFNIFKCDMLVEVQDKEYPYRVWISKVLKNIGGRLLLQMQGIESPEKEPFWLFYLNERVFPLGWAEQKGLPWRVMNLDADLENCIDSSVLLNVLKPKTPEQHSYKVGEMLEVINPYSFMIFYVATIVKIYDNRYFKVEVNNESDISKRISFVATKENPYLFNAGWASKHKFLLKPPSDWDQPYKFSWSKYGITKNLKFARVDNSCRKNIKNVHVGMKLEAVDPLNTDCIRVATIKGFADHWMFLSFDRTSCRQELLHVRSVYSDEVFPVGWCNKHKYSLSAPKFPYNDSNDFEHCYYSSDVDIDLSQSEQEHFTKYPHYLKGELFYHFDNKDKIHFDDGFEEFVESSTMNNEDFEIEKSLISKIDTIKEIKSDNENETDNENYDDDDDDDDNKDHILDIKDEPEIDNEFHDALFFEEKVLDRQEIIKNVQEVMKCVEEVNNKKWKKVNRVETTIESVIKNSTKKSSINSTKMFSKNSYKMCIYFNKDCYPGGHVVKKKIPRLPDTIGPGPVSKVLQEAIRVFVDLDYFPWNALKKIKNIQNMLFNGPGGVEMVISTAATKTHPKTFRTLLIPESRKMAKTYCSALCNLSGMCEFFMTTDDSKCPHGCNTKHDKPKDRASKEQNEPTRKSKKKKSLYHSKRNRPLERQITNSDIAKVATEVLDWSNKPLVARYKYYMGSIIHLEAHIFRLNQSYTELESSLVTEIIAKKNDLRMMDSMNVFKNTKIQSDPVDEARFKVFDDWKTTFENYYRHNPRFKKYKIDIGQIEPIKITSNPKFWTAEDVYKYVTNDLFCKDVGLKLFNEEVDGVAFMLLNEEQLLLRLRCTINLAIRIMCHVAEVKYVCLTKYCNVQV; encoded by the exons atgaGCCAGTCCATATCTGATGATTTGCTTGAGG aaaatacatttgattggaataaatatcttacaacaaaatatgcaGAAAAGGTACCTGAAGAATTTTTTCATCAC ATTTGTAAAAGTGAACTGAATGGAATTGAAGCGGGCTCAATCGTAGAGATCGAAAATGATGATCAAAGTGGATATTGGTATGCTATTGTAGGTTCATCTAAGGACGTTTTACTgaa tttgcaTTATTTTGGTGATGATAATGATCAACACAACTTTACGTTAGAAGTAAACTCACCACGTATTCATTCTTTAAATTGGGGAagtgaaaatgataaaaaactaGTACCTCCTTATCCTGAAAGATTCTCACGTTTTTCAAACCCAAaagttattaaagaaaaagtgGAAGATTGTGAGCATGTTGTATCGAACGCTGTATTACAGAtg GGAGGTActccaatttttaatatattcaagtgTGACATGTTAGTAGAAGTTCAAGATAAAGAATACCCTTATCGTGTTTGGATTTCaaaa gtactcaaaaatataggaggaaggttaCTCTTACAAATGCAAGGAATAGAAAGCCCTGAAAAAGAAccattttggttattttatttaaatgaacgtGTTTTTCCATTAGGATGGGCAGAACAAAAag gACTTCCATGGAGAGTAATGAACTTAGATGCTGATTTAGAAAACTGTATCGATTCTAGTGTATTACTGAATGTGttaaag CCAAAAACTCCAGAACAACACAGTTACAAAGTTGGAGAAATGTTGGAAGTAATAAATCCTTATTCAttcatgatattttatgttgcTACAATTGTTAAGATCTATGataatcgttattttaaagttgaagTGAATAATGAAAGTGATATAAGCAAACGTATCAGTTTTGTGGCTACAAAAGAAAatccttatttatttaatgcag GTTGGGCAAGCAAACACAAATTTTTGCTAAAACCTCCGTCTGATTGGGATCAACCATATAAATTTTCTTGGTCAAAATATGGCATaacaaagaatttaaaatttgctcGTGTAGACAATTCATGCaggaaaaatatcaaaaatgttcaTGTCGGTATGAAACTAGAAGCTGTTGATCCTTTGAATACTGATTGTATTCGTGTAGCAACAATTAAAGGATTTGCTGATCATTGGATGTTTTTATCTTTTGATCGTACTAGTTG TCGTCAAGAGTTACTACATGTGCGTTCAGTTTATTCAGATGAAGTTTTTCCAGTTGGTTGGtgtaataaacacaaatattctTTGAGTGCCCCAAAGTTTCCATACAATGATTCTAATGATTTtgaacattgttattattcatcaGATGTTGATATTGACTTAAGCCAATCAGAACAAGAACATTTCACAAAATATCCTCATTACCTAAAAGGAGAACTCTTTTATCATTTTGACaataa agataaaatacattttgatgatGGTTTTGAAGAATTTGTAGAAAGTAGTACTATGAATAATGAAGATTTTGAAATagaaaaatctttaatttcaaaaatagatactataaaagaaattaaaagtgATAATGAGAATGAAActgataatgaaaattatgatgatgatgatgatgatgatgataataaggATCATATTTTGGATATTAAAGACGAGCCTGAAATAGATAATGAATTTCATgatgcattattttttgaagaGAAAGTTCTCGATAGacaagaaattattaaaaatgtacaagaaGTAATGAAATGTGTTGaagaagttaataataaaaagtggaAAAAAGTAAATCGTGTTGAAACAACAATAGAaagtgtaattaaaaattcaacaaaaaagTCTTCTATAAATtctacaaaaatgttttctaaaaatagctataaaatgtgtatttacttTAACAAAGATTGTTATCCTGGTGGccatgtagtaaaaaaaaaaattccaagatTACCAGATACTATTGGTCCCGGTCCTGTATCCAAAGTTTTACAGGAAGCAATAAGAGTATTTGTTGATTTAGACTATTTTCCATGGAATgcattaaagaaaattaagaatattcaaaatatgttatttaacgGACCTGGTGGTGTTGAAATGGTGATAAGCACTGC tgcaACTAAAACTCATCCTAAAACTTTTCGGACTCTTCTTATTCCTGAATCTAGAAAAATGGCTAAAACATATTGTTCTGCTCTTTGTAATCTATCTGGTATGTGTGAATTCTTTATGACTACTGATGATTCAAAGTGTCCTCATGGTTGCAATACAAAACATGATAAAC CTAAAGATAGAGCATCTAAAGAACAAAATGAGCCAACtcgaaaatcaaaaaaaaaaaagtctctATATCATTCTAAAAGGAATAGACCTTTAGAACGTCAAATAACAAATTCAGATATTGCTAAAGTtg ctACAGAAGTATTGGATTGGTCAAATAAACCTTTAGTTGCAAGGTACAAGTATTATATGGGAAGTATAATCCATTTAGAAGCACATATTTTTCGATTAAACCAAAGTTATACTGAACTGGAATCATCACTTGTAACTGAAattatagcaaaaaaaaatgatcttaGAATGATGGATAGTATgaatgtattcaaaaatactaaaattcaaTCCGATCCTGTTGATGAAGCTcgatttaaagtttttgatgattg gaAAACcacttttgaaaactattacCGCCATAATCCaagatttaagaaatataaaattgatataggTCAAATAGAACCTATCAAGATCACATCAAATCCAAAATTTTGGACTGCTGAAGATGTTTATAAGTATGTGACAAATGATCTGTTTTGTAAAGATGTtggactaaaattatttaatgag gAAGTTGATGGAGTAGCATTTATGCTATTAAATGAAGAACAACTTTTACTGCGGTTAAGATGTACGATAAATTTAGCAATAAGAATAATGTGTCATGTCGCTGAAGTGAAATATGtttgtttaacaaaatattgtaatgttcaa gtttaa